A single genomic interval of Spirosoma taeanense harbors:
- a CDS encoding autotransporter outer membrane beta-barrel domain-containing protein: MNKTLLVSTLAALSSLAAGEAIAQSTQTNIAITDPTSVTTGGSDNTLVGVGAGNRNMSGNGNLILGRGAGVQNMAGAQNAFVGGLAGRQNSSGSYNSFFGYEAGAGNTIGNNNSFLGNGAGYTNTEGYDNLFGGYRSGYFNSTGHHNVFMGSGAGYSNTTGADNTFIGADAGGSNTTAAGNVFIGSLSGSSTTTGSQNTFLGTQSGQNVTTAAANTFVGYRAGASTTTGAYNTFLGVQAGQNNTTGSSNFIMGTNAGSANTTGTANFFLGDNAGAVNTSGGYNVYLGANAGNGAGVNGSNNLSIGFESGRANNGGNTNTFVGFRADAGAAGLSNATAIGANAKVNVSNAIVLGNAANVGIGNTVPTARLHVTSGTSGQSGLRLENITSATSTSVNASKFLTVDGTGNVILANVASGARQAAGAEAVESLWERKGNYLLSRQGEGLIIGSGVQKTPADYNLFVSKGILTEKVKVAVRNSSDWSDYVFGSGYALRPLGEVERYVKANKHLPGVPSAAEVVREGVDLARMDAKLLEKVEELTLYLIELKKQNDLLIQRSNRLERENKAIRRTLHSLKKK; the protein is encoded by the coding sequence ATGAACAAAACATTACTAGTCAGTACGCTGGCCGCCCTATCCAGCCTAGCCGCAGGCGAGGCCATTGCACAGTCAACACAAACCAATATTGCGATTACTGATCCTACCTCCGTTACAACGGGCGGCTCCGATAATACGCTGGTGGGCGTAGGGGCCGGCAACCGGAATATGAGTGGTAACGGTAACCTGATTCTGGGCCGGGGCGCAGGTGTTCAGAACATGGCCGGAGCCCAGAATGCGTTTGTCGGTGGATTAGCAGGCCGTCAGAATTCGTCGGGAAGCTACAATAGCTTCTTTGGGTACGAAGCCGGTGCTGGTAACACGATCGGAAATAACAACTCGTTTCTGGGCAATGGAGCCGGATACACCAATACGGAAGGGTATGATAACCTGTTTGGTGGTTACCGGTCTGGTTACTTCAACAGCACGGGCCACCACAACGTCTTTATGGGATCGGGAGCTGGCTACAGTAATACAACGGGAGCAGACAACACCTTTATTGGAGCTGATGCCGGGGGCAGTAATACCACTGCAGCCGGTAACGTGTTTATCGGTTCGCTCTCGGGCTCATCGACAACGACCGGCAGTCAGAACACGTTTCTGGGTACGCAGTCGGGGCAGAATGTGACCACGGCAGCTGCGAATACTTTTGTGGGCTATCGGGCCGGGGCCAGCACAACCACCGGGGCTTATAATACCTTTTTAGGCGTACAGGCTGGTCAGAATAATACAACGGGTAGTTCTAATTTCATAATGGGCACCAACGCCGGGTCGGCGAATACGACGGGAACGGCTAACTTCTTCCTGGGCGATAACGCTGGTGCAGTCAATACCTCTGGCGGGTATAACGTGTATCTGGGCGCTAATGCCGGTAATGGAGCGGGTGTTAATGGATCCAATAACCTGTCGATTGGTTTTGAATCCGGCCGGGCAAACAACGGCGGCAACACTAATACGTTTGTAGGCTTCCGCGCTGATGCCGGAGCGGCTGGCCTGAGCAATGCAACGGCGATTGGCGCGAACGCAAAAGTAAACGTCAGTAATGCCATTGTGCTGGGTAATGCGGCTAACGTTGGGATTGGTAACACGGTCCCTACGGCGCGGCTGCACGTAACCAGCGGCACGAGCGGGCAGTCGGGGTTGCGGCTGGAGAATATAACCTCGGCCACCAGCACCTCAGTGAATGCCAGCAAGTTCCTGACCGTCGACGGAACCGGAAACGTTATCCTGGCCAATGTCGCTTCAGGGGCGCGGCAGGCTGCGGGGGCCGAAGCGGTGGAGTCGCTCTGGGAACGCAAAGGCAACTACCTGCTCAGCCGTCAGGGTGAGGGGCTCATCATCGGCTCGGGCGTGCAGAAGACGCCGGCCGACTACAACCTGTTTGTCTCCAAGGGCATTCTGACTGAGAAGGTCAAGGTGGCCGTACGCAACAGCTCGGACTGGAGCGACTATGTGTTTGGGTCGGGCTATGCGCTTCGTCCGCTGGGGGAGGTGGAGCGGTACGTGAAGGCCAACAAGCATCTGCCGGGTGTGCCCTCGGCCGCGGAGGTGGTTAGGGAGGGGGTTGATCTGGCCCGCATG